ACGCCAAGGAGAGGCTCGGCGGCGAGGCCGCCTACCGCGAGCAGCTCAAGCGCGAGAACACGACCGAGGCCCAGCTGCGCGAGAAGTACCGCGGCGAGCTGCGCCGTCAGCTCATGGTCCGGCGCCTGGTCGAGAAGCAGTTCCCGCGCCGTCCCGTGCCGCAGACCGAGGCCGAAGCCTACTTCGCCGCGCACAAGGACAAGTTCCCGAAGGTTCCCGCCGAGATGCGGCTGTCCGTGATCCAGATCACGCCCGAGCCCGACTCGGCGGCCGTCGCCGCCGGCCGCGCGAAGGCGCTCGCCGCGCGCAGGCGCATCGTCGCGGGCGAGAAGTTCGCCAAGGTCGCGGCCGAGGTCTCGGACGATCCGGGATCGAAGGACGCCGGCGGAGACGTGGGCTTCTTCACGCACGGCCGCATGGAAAAGGCGTTCGAGGACGTGGCCTTCAGCGCGCCCCTGCACCAGCTCAGCCAGCCCGTCCGCTCGCCCTACGGCTGGCACCTGATCGAGGTGCTCGAGCGCGATACGGTCAAGACCGAAAGCGGCCGCGACTCGATCGGCGCGGACGGCAAGCCCGAGCTCGAGGCGCACGCCCGGCACATCGTCATCCGCGTCACGCCGACACCCGAGGACGTCGCGAAGGCGAAGGCGCTCGCCGACCGCGTGCGCGACGAGGCCGCCAGGGGCACCAACTTCGCGACCCTGGTGCGGCGCTACAGTTCGTACGACGGACCGGCGAGCCCCGAGGGCGACGTCGGCTTCGTGTCGCTGGGATCGCTGCAGCCGCAGATCCGCGAAGGCCTCGATTCGCTCGAGGTCGGGCAGGTCAGCGAGGTGCTGCCGAACCAGTCCGGCTTCAACATCTTCAAGGTCTCCGATCGCCGCCCCGAGCGCGAGTACACGCTCGAGGAAGTGAAGAGCGACCTGCCCGACGCGGTCGCGCAGGTGCAGTTCCGCGAGAAGTACGAAGCCTGGCTCAAGCAGCTTCGGGCCAGGGCGCAAATCGAATACCGTTCGTTCTGACGTTCCGGCCGTTCGTGGTCGCCCGGTCCGCCTCGCGGCGCGTCCGGGTGAAGGCGGAACGGAGTCCATCACCGCGGGCCCACGGAAGGGCATCGCCCGGCAGGGAGGCTCGATGATCGCGTTCGAGCACGTGACCAAGCGCTATGGAGAGCGCCTCGCGCTCGAGGACGTGTCCTGGCGCATGGACGAGGGCGAGCTGGTGTGCGTTCTCGGCCACAGCGCGGCCGGCAAGACGACGCTGCTGCGCCTCATCACCCACGAGACGCAGCCGACCTCCGGCGAGGTGACCGTCGGCACGTTCCGCGGCCGCCTCTCGCGCGGCCACCGCGCGCTGCTGCGCCGCAAGCTCGGCGTCGTCTACGAGGACTTCCGGCTGCTCGCCGACCGCAGCGTGTTCGAGAACGTCGCGCTCGCGGTGCGCATTGACGGTCACTTCCGCGACAGCGAGGTCCTCCCGCGCACGCTGCGGGCGCTGCAGGAGGTGGGCCTGCACGACAAGCAGACGGCGCTGCCGCCCGAGCTGTCGTTCGGCGAGCGCCAGCGCTGCGCCATCGCGCGCGCGATCGTCAACCGGCCGGCGCTGATCCTCGCCGACGAGCCGACCGGCGCGCTCGAGCCGCGCAGCACGAACGAGGTGCTCGAGCTGCTCAAGCGCGTCCACGGCGAGGGCGCGGCGCTCATCATCGGCACGACGCGGCCCGAGGTCGCCGAGGCCGTCGGCGGGCGGCGGCTCACGCTCGTCGAGGGGCGGCTGTACGAGGGCGCGGCCCCCGCCAGCGCGCCGCAGGGAGCCTGACCGTGCACGCGTTCTACTTCCGTGAAGCCTGGCGCTCCTTCAAGGCCCACCGCGGCCTCGCGCTGACGACCGTCTTCTCGCTCACCGCCGCGCTCACGCTGAGCGCGCTGTTCCTGCTCGTCAGCTGGAACGCCAGCCAGGCGCTGCGCGCGATCGGCGACCGGCGCGAAATGGTCGTGTACCTCAAGGACGAGACCACCGACGCCGACGTCCAGGCCCTGCAGGAAAAGATCGGTGAGCTGTTCGGCGCCGCGACCTACGTGAGCCGCCAGCAGGCCTGGGACGAGTTCTCGCAGCAGGTCGGCGACGCCGATCTGCTGCGCGCGGTGGACACCAACCCGCTTCCCGCCTCGCTGCGCGTCAAGCTCAAGCCCGAACTGCAGAACTTCGTCTCGATGGACGCGAGCGCGAAGCAGATCGGAGCGATGCCCGGCGTCGAGGCCGTCCGCTTCGGCGGCGAGTGGGTGCGGCGCCTCGACGCGGTGGACGCGGGCGCGCGCAACGCCGCTCTCGCCGTCGGCCTGCTGGTGGCGCTGGCGATCGTCTTCGTCCTGCACAACACCCTGCGCCTCACGGTGCTCGCGCGCCGCCAGCAGGTCGAGATCATGTCCCGGCTCGGCGCCAGCGACCGCTTCGTCGCCACACCCTTCCTGCTCGAGGCGCTGCTGCAGACGCTGCTCGCTTCGCTGGTCGCGCTCGGGTTGATCTTCGCGCTCCAGCAGGTGCTCGCACCGCGGATCGAGGGGCTGGTGTTCCTGCCGCCGCTCTGGTCCGGGGCGTTCCTCGGCGGCTCGCTGCTGCTGACCTGGGCCGTCTCGGCCATCGCGCTCGCGCGCGTGCTGCGGTCGTCGGGCGCATGAAGGTGCGCGCGGCCCCGGCCCTGCTGCTCGCGGCGCTCGCGCTGGGCGCGCTGGCGCCGGCCGCTCGCGTCGGCGCCCAGGACAGCCTCGAGACCGCGAAGAAGCAGGAGTTGGACGAGATCCGCCGCCAGGCGGCCGAGAAGCGCAAGGCCGCGGCCGCGCTCAAGCCCCGCGAGACGCGGGCGATCGGCGACCTGCGCCGCACCGAGCGCGAGCTGTCGCTGTCGCGCAACCGCCTGCGCAAACTGCAGCGCCGCCACCAGGCGCTCGGCTCGCAGCTCGAAGTGACGCGCGCCAATCTCGAGCGCAGCATCGCGACGCTCGAGGTGCAGCGCGCCCGCCTGCGCGCGCGGCTGCGCGGCATGTACATGACCGGGCCGGCGCGCGAGCTGGAATACCTGCTCTCGACCGGCTCGTTCGCCCAGCTGCTGACGCGCTGGGACTTCCTCAACATGGTCGCCGAGCAGGACCGCATCCTGCTCGAGGACGTGCGCGACCAGAAGGAGCAGGTCGAGGCGAACCAGCACCGGCTCGAGAGCAACCTGAGCGAGGTGCAGGTCAACCAGAAGCGCACGAGCCAGGAGTCGAGCAAGCTCGCCTCGCTGCGCACCGAGAAGGCGGGCACCGTGAAGAGCATCCAGTCGGAGCGGCAGTCGTACGAGGCCGCCGCCGCCGAACTGGAACGCACCGCGAAGCGCATCCAGTCGCTGCTCGCGACCCTCGAGCGCCGCCGGCGCGAGGAGGCCGAGAAGGCGCGCTCCGAGGGCCGCAACCCGCAGCCGTACAGCGGCGATTTCGCGAAGGGCATCGGCCAGCTCGAGTGGCCCGTGCGCGGCAGCATCGTCGGGCAGTTCGGGATCGAGACGCACCCGCGGTTCGGAACCCAGATCCGCAACGACGGAATCGACATCGCCGCGCCCATCGGCACCGCGGTCCAGGCGGTGGCGAAGGGCCGCGTGGACTTCGCGAACGACGACTACGAGGGCATGGGCGGCATGATCGTGCTGAACCACGGCGACGGGTACTACACCGTCTACGGGCACCTCGACGCCGTGCTGGTCTCGAGCGGCCAGGAGGTGCTCCCGGGCACGACCATCGGCCGCGTCGGCGACGCCGGCTCGCTCAAGGGCCCGATCCTGCATTTCGAGGTCCGCAAGGGCTCCGCGCCGCAGAATCCGCAGACCTGGCTGAGGTAGGAGCGCCGCGCGTGCCGCGCGGCCGGGAGTGGGCTACGTTCCCCGCGGGGCCGCCACCAGGACGAGAGGAGCTTCTCCCATGCAGACCATCGGCACCTACGCCTTCCAGGTCACCACGAAGCGCGGCTTCGACGACGCCATCGCGCGCGTCACCGAGCTGCTCGCCGAGCAGGGCTTCGGCGTGCTCACCGAGATTGACGTCAAGGCCACGCTCAAGAAGAAGCTCGACCTCGAGGTGCGGCCGTACAGGATTCTCGGCGCCTGCAACCCGCCGTTCGCGCACCAGGTGCTCGCCGCCGAACCGCACGTCGGCGTGCTGCTGCCGTGCAACGTCGTCGTCTGGGACGAGGGCGACCACCGGGTCGTCGCGGCGATGGAGCCCCGGGTGATGTCGCAGGTCGTGGCGAATCCCGTGGTGCAGCAGGTCGCCGGCGAGGTCAGCGAGCGGCTGCACGCGGTGCTCGAAAAGCTCGACTGACGCGGCCCTCCGCCCCGCGCGCCCCGGGTCTGCTAACCTCACCGCGCCGCGCAACCGCAACCAGTCCCGCCACCTCCTTCGCGCCCGGAACGCCATGGCCACCGTCACGCTCTCGCAGCTTCTCGGACAGCCCGAGGTCACGGCGTTCCTGCGCGGCATCGTGGCGCGGCAGCGCTACGCCAACGCCTACCTCTTTCACGGGCCCGCCGGCGTCGGCAAGGGCACGGCGGCGATCGCCTTCGCGCGCGCCGCGCTCTGCGAGCGGGTGCCGGGCGCTGCGACGTTCACGCAGCGCGGGCAGGCCGAACCTTCGCTGTTCGGCGATGCGCCCGCCCCGCCCCCCGGGCCGGCCGGCGACGACGCGTGCGACGAGTGCGCCTCGTGCACGAAGACCGCGCGACTCCTGCACGTGGACCTCAAGCTGCTCTTTCCCATCTCGGGACCCGGCGGAGAAAGCGACGCCGACGAGACCGTCGGCGAGACGCTGCAGCAGATGCGCGACGACCCGCTCTTCACGTTCCAGTACGACAAGGCGGCGTCCATCCGCCTCTCGCAGACGCGCGAACTGCAGCGCGAGCTGGCCTTCCGGCCCTACGAAGCCGCGCGCCGGGTGGTGGTCGTGCGTGATTGCGACCGCATGCGCGAAGACCAGTATTCGGCATTGCTCAAGTCCATCGAGGAGCCGGCCGCGACGACGGTCTGGGTGCTGACCACCGCCCGGCCCGCGCGCGTGCCCGCGACGATTCGCTCGCGCTGCCAGCGGGTGCGCTTCGCCCCGCTCTCCGAGGCGCTCGTGCTGCGCTTCCTGACCGGGCGCGCCGGCGTTCCCGAGCGCGAGGCGCGCGTGCTCGCGGCGCTCGCGGGCGGTTCGCCCGGGCGAGCGCTCGCGCTGCGAGGCGGCGAGGCGCTCAAGCGGCGCGACGCGGCGATCGCGCTGCTCGCGCCCGCGCTGAGCGGGGACGCGCCCGGCATGTGGCAGGCCGTGCAAAGGTTCATGAACTTCGGCCGCACGGGCCGCGAGGAGATGCGCCGCGCCATCGAATACCACCTGCTGTGGCTGCGCGACGTGCTGCGCGTGCGCTACGGCGCGGGGGGCGACCTGCTCGCGTTCGCCGACCGCGAACAGGAGCTGCGCGCGCTGGCGGCCCGGCTCGACGCCGTGGAGGTGCGCCGCCGGCTGATGGTGCTGGAGGAGGCCCTGCGCTCGATTGACGGCAACGTCAGCGCCGACCTGACGTTCTTCTCGACGCTGTCGCGGGTCGCCGGCAGCCGCATGGGCGAAGGCCGCTGGCCCGCGCACGGCACGGCGCGCTGGGACTACTAGCCCGGCCGCCGCGAAGCCGGCGCCGGTGGCCACGACGCCGGGCCGCCGAAGGGCCGAAAACCCTGCCGCGCCCCGAACGGTCTGGGGTATCGTCACCGCCACGAGCCCCGCACCTGCTGGGCCTGACGATAGGCGCGATCGGCCCACCCCCGGGGCGGCGCGCGGCGATCCCGATGCCTTCCCCGCCGGCCCCGCGCCGGCGTTTTCGGCGGACGGCCGTTCCGCCCTAGAGGTTTCCCATGCCGGACATCGTCCAGGTCTCCCTGCGCGGGACGCGCAAGGAGTTCTTCCTCAACAGCCGCAACCTGTGGCTGCGGCTCGGCGACCGCATCGTCGTCCAGGGCGAACACGGGGAGACGCTGGGCAAAGTGTTCCTCAAGGACCCGGCCCTGGTCGCGCTCAAGCAGCCGCGCAACGTCAGCCGCGAGATCATCCGCCGCGCCGAGGAGGAGGACCTCGACCAGGACGATCACAACACCCGGCTGGAGGACGAGGCCTTCGAGTTCGCGCGCAAGCGCATCGAGGCGCGCGAGCTCGACATGGAACTGTCCGAGGTCGAGGTCGCGTTCAAGCGCAACCGCATCACCTTCTTCTTCACCGCCGAGCGCCGCGTGGACTTCCGCGACCTGGTGAAGGATCTCGCGGCGCGCTTCCAGACCCGCATCGAGCTGCGCCAGATCGGCGTGCGTGACCAGGCGAAGCGGCTCGACGGCTGCGGCCCGTGCGGCCGCGCGTTCTGCTGCTCGACGTGGATGAAGGGCTTTCATCCGGTCACGCTGCGCATGGCGCGCGAGCAGCAGCTGTCGCTCAACCCGAGCAAGATCTCCGGCGCCTGCGGCCGGCTCATGTGCTGCCTGTCGTACGAGCTGGCGCAGTACCGCGACAGCGCCGCCAAGCTGCCGCCGGTCGGAGCGAAGCTCGCGACGGGCAAGGGCGTCTGCACGGTGTTCCGCGTCGAGCCCTACGGCGAACGGATCTGGATCCGCGACGACGAGGGCGGCGAACACCAGATCTCCATGGACGACCTGCCGCCCGGCCCCTACCACAAGTGCGGGGACTGTCACTGCGGCGCGAAGGAACCGAAGCGCGGCGACGACGGCCCGCCGGCGGAGTCGTAACCGGCTCGCCCGCCGCGGGGCGGACGCGAGCCGCGCGACTAGAGCGGCCGCCGAGCGAAGCCGCGCACGGCCAGCAGCAGCAGCGCCGCGGCCCACGCGGCCGCCCACACGACCATCGCAGGGCTCGGGACCGCGCCCATCGAGAACGGCGTCACGTGCAGCTCGGCGATGATCCTGGGCTGCATGAGGTGCGCGGCGAGCTGCCACAGGGATTCGGTCGGAATCACCAGGCTCGTGACGGTGCCGATGTTCCGCGCCGCGACGTTGCCGGTCATGGACGCGACCTGCTCGATCCAGCCGCCGAGGAACGCCAGGCCGTAGAGTCCGAACGCCACCACGCCGTTCGTGACGGTCGAAAGCCGCGTGCCGCCCGCGATCGAAAGCGAGACCAGGCAGGTGACCTCCAGCAGCATGAGCGAGAGGCCCGCGGGCACGCCCGGCGGCGCGAAGCCGTGCAGGAAGCGGGCAATGGCCAGCACGCCGCCCGCCGTGAGCAACAGGTAGCCCGCGCACACGAGCCAGTAGCCGAACCACTTGCCGAGCACGATCCCGGAGCGGCGAACGGGCTTGGCCGCGATCGTCTGCAGGACGCCCGAGGCGATCTCGCCCGACAGCGTGTCGATCGGCAGCAGCACGGCCGACAGCACCGACAGGAAGTTCGCCGCGTAGAGCCCGACCATGGTGTAGAGGTTGAGCACCAGCCTGCGCTGCAGCTCGTTCTGCAGCCCTTCACGAGCGGCTTCGCGACCCACGAAGTGGAATCCCGTCGCGTACAGCAGCAGGAACGCGCACGCGCCGATCAGGCCGGCCAGCAGGACCCGGCGGCGGGCGGCCTCCCGCAGCGTGAGCCGGGTGATGGTGAGAAATCCGTTCATGGCCGCGCGTCCCGCCTCATCCCGGCCGCCCGTCGTTGCCCATCACCTCGAGGAACATCGTCTCGAGCGAGGTGCGCCGCGCGGCCAGGTGGTGCAGCCGCGCCCCGCGCCCGACGACGACGCGCGCCATCTCGGGCACGCGCGCCGGATCGTCCACGCGCACGCACCAGCCGCCCGGCTCCTCGCGCACTTCGCCGAGGCGCGCCAGATCGGCGAGCGCCGCGGCGTCGAGCCCCGCGGCGCGCAGCTCGACTTCGAGCGCGCTGTCCTCCGCGCCGAGCGCGTGTTCGCGCACGACGCGCCCCTCCTTGAGGAACACGACGCGGTCGCAGGTCTGCTCGACCTCGCCGAGCAGGTGCGAGTTGAGGAACACGGTGACGCCGCGCCCGCGCAGCTCGCGCATCAGATCGCGCACCAGCAGCCGGCCGAGCGGGTCGAGGCCGGACGTGGGCTCGTCGAGGAACACGACCTCCGGGTCGTTGAGCAGCGCGGCCGCCAGACCGGCGCGCTGCAGCATGCCCTTGCTGTACTCGCGCAGCCTGCGGTCCGCCGCCTCGTGCAGGTCCACGCGCTCGAGCAGCGCGCCGGCGCGGCGTTCGAGGTCCGGACCCGAAAGCCCGTAAAGCCCGCCATGCAGCCGCAGCAGCTCGCGGCCGGTGAGCCAGTCCTGGAAGCGGAAGTGCTCGGGCAGGAAGCCGACCTTCGCGCGCGCGGCGCGGTCACCGATCGGCCGGCCGAGCAGCGTGCCCCGGCCGCCACTGGGCTCGAGCAGGCCGAGCAGCATCTTGAGCGAGGTGGTCTTGCCGGCGCCGTTGGGGCCGAGGAAGCCGAAGATCTCCCCCCGCCGCAGCGACAGGGAGAGATCCGCGACCGCCAGCTTCGCGCCGAACCGCCTGCGCAGCCCGTGCGTCTCGACCACCGGAACGACCATGCGGAAATCTAGCGCACCGACTCGGCCATCTGCATCATGTCCAGCTCGTCCAGGTTGCCGAGCAGCGCGAACACGCGCCCGTCGCGCGTCCACATCAGCACGGTGCCTGGGCCCGGGTCGGACCCGCCGGGGGTGGCGGTGCTGCGCGACTGCAGCAGCACGCCGCGCGCGCCGTTGACGCTGA
This window of the Candidatus Eisenbacteria bacterium genome carries:
- a CDS encoding peptidoglycan DD-metalloendopeptidase family protein; its protein translation is MKVRAAPALLLAALALGALAPAARVGAQDSLETAKKQELDEIRRQAAEKRKAAAALKPRETRAIGDLRRTERELSLSRNRLRKLQRRHQALGSQLEVTRANLERSIATLEVQRARLRARLRGMYMTGPARELEYLLSTGSFAQLLTRWDFLNMVAEQDRILLEDVRDQKEQVEANQHRLESNLSEVQVNQKRTSQESSKLASLRTEKAGTVKSIQSERQSYEAAAAELERTAKRIQSLLATLERRRREEAEKARSEGRNPQPYSGDFAKGIGQLEWPVRGSIVGQFGIETHPRFGTQIRNDGIDIAAPIGTAVQAVAKGRVDFANDDYEGMGGMIVLNHGDGYYTVYGHLDAVLVSSGQEVLPGTTIGRVGDAGSLKGPILHFEVRKGSAPQNPQTWLR
- a CDS encoding ATP-binding cassette domain-containing protein; amino-acid sequence: MIAFEHVTKRYGERLALEDVSWRMDEGELVCVLGHSAAGKTTLLRLITHETQPTSGEVTVGTFRGRLSRGHRALLRRKLGVVYEDFRLLADRSVFENVALAVRIDGHFRDSEVLPRTLRALQEVGLHDKQTALPPELSFGERQRCAIARAIVNRPALILADEPTGALEPRSTNEVLELLKRVHGEGAALIIGTTRPEVAEAVGGRRLTLVEGRLYEGAAPASAPQGA
- a CDS encoding stage 0 sporulation protein encodes the protein MPDIVQVSLRGTRKEFFLNSRNLWLRLGDRIVVQGEHGETLGKVFLKDPALVALKQPRNVSREIIRRAEEEDLDQDDHNTRLEDEAFEFARKRIEARELDMELSEVEVAFKRNRITFFFTAERRVDFRDLVKDLAARFQTRIELRQIGVRDQAKRLDGCGPCGRAFCCSTWMKGFHPVTLRMAREQQLSLNPSKISGACGRLMCCLSYELAQYRDSAAKLPPVGAKLATGKGVCTVFRVEPYGERIWIRDDEGGEHQISMDDLPPGPYHKCGDCHCGAKEPKRGDDGPPAES
- a CDS encoding DUF302 domain-containing protein, producing the protein MQTIGTYAFQVTTKRGFDDAIARVTELLAEQGFGVLTEIDVKATLKKKLDLEVRPYRILGACNPPFAHQVLAAEPHVGVLLPCNVVVWDEGDHRVVAAMEPRVMSQVVANPVVQQVAGEVSERLHAVLEKLD
- a CDS encoding ABC transporter permease — encoded protein: MNGFLTITRLTLREAARRRVLLAGLIGACAFLLLYATGFHFVGREAAREGLQNELQRRLVLNLYTMVGLYAANFLSVLSAVLLPIDTLSGEIASGVLQTIAAKPVRRSGIVLGKWFGYWLVCAGYLLLTAGGVLAIARFLHGFAPPGVPAGLSLMLLEVTCLVSLSIAGGTRLSTVTNGVVAFGLYGLAFLGGWIEQVASMTGNVAARNIGTVTSLVIPTESLWQLAAHLMQPRIIAELHVTPFSMGAVPSPAMVVWAAAWAAALLLLAVRGFARRPL
- a CDS encoding ABC transporter ATP-binding protein gives rise to the protein MVVPVVETHGLRRRFGAKLAVADLSLSLRRGEIFGFLGPNGAGKTTSLKMLLGLLEPSGGRGTLLGRPIGDRAARAKVGFLPEHFRFQDWLTGRELLRLHGGLYGLSGPDLERRAGALLERVDLHEAADRRLREYSKGMLQRAGLAAALLNDPEVVFLDEPTSGLDPLGRLLVRDLMRELRGRGVTVFLNSHLLGEVEQTCDRVVFLKEGRVVREHALGAEDSALEVELRAAGLDAAALADLARLGEVREEPGGWCVRVDDPARVPEMARVVVGRGARLHHLAARRTSLETMFLEVMGNDGRPG
- a CDS encoding peptidylprolyl isomerase — encoded protein: MTFARRAAALAIPLTFAACMAAAATSKPAAPKPASAPPAAATAAKQSPAAAPTSAADSDKDDALDAIAAMVNDEAVLASDVEEQLYLYLQRANARPDPAQLDTLRRQILDQLIDEKLLLAEAKRQGMTASDAEIEKQIDQAIADAKERLGGEAAYREQLKRENTTEAQLREKYRGELRRQLMVRRLVEKQFPRRPVPQTEAEAYFAAHKDKFPKVPAEMRLSVIQITPEPDSAAVAAGRAKALAARRRIVAGEKFAKVAAEVSDDPGSKDAGGDVGFFTHGRMEKAFEDVAFSAPLHQLSQPVRSPYGWHLIEVLERDTVKTESGRDSIGADGKPELEAHARHIVIRVTPTPEDVAKAKALADRVRDEAARGTNFATLVRRYSSYDGPASPEGDVGFVSLGSLQPQIREGLDSLEVGQVSEVLPNQSGFNIFKVSDRRPEREYTLEEVKSDLPDAVAQVQFREKYEAWLKQLRARAQIEYRSF
- a CDS encoding ABC transporter permease, translating into MHAFYFREAWRSFKAHRGLALTTVFSLTAALTLSALFLLVSWNASQALRAIGDRREMVVYLKDETTDADVQALQEKIGELFGAATYVSRQQAWDEFSQQVGDADLLRAVDTNPLPASLRVKLKPELQNFVSMDASAKQIGAMPGVEAVRFGGEWVRRLDAVDAGARNAALAVGLLVALAIVFVLHNTLRLTVLARRQQVEIMSRLGASDRFVATPFLLEALLQTLLASLVALGLIFALQQVLAPRIEGLVFLPPLWSGAFLGGSLLLTWAVSAIALARVLRSSGA